One window from the genome of Saccharomyces mikatae IFO 1815 strain IFO1815 genome assembly, chromosome: 4 encodes:
- the SMKI04G0010 gene encoding pepsin-like aspartic protease, with amino-acid sequence MQLFPLLSLALSLAYSQAVLGSSSDSYVRFPVQKLANVPGMGSQDVSNVFKRDDVLNSTLINAVGMYVVKVEIGTPPQTAYLQLDTGSSDMYVNDADSPYCVLMSYGSGYASTDNYELTATATELPSSTISSESYSTLCAYWGTFSVGNSSTFKYNDTQFDETYGDGTYYRGTYGTDVVSLGNITLESFSFGVANNTENQGGILGISLPAGENTHSLGGAYNTTPFEYENFPMALKSHGKIEKIAYSLFLNEPKAHFGSILFGAVDKSKYSGQLYTLPMLQAYDTLDSVSPGMFVTAQSVAVLNGDSGNKTVSKVRFPVLFDSGTTYSSLPTEVAHAIGKSFDGKYSSGDQGYTFDCSKVKDTLLSIDFGGFNISANISNFVTRTKDHCLLNIEAADSGFVLGDAFLVDAYVVFDLESHEVSIAQASFDDKKEEIEVISDRVPGAIRAPGYSSTWVYTPGSPIGTGDFYNVSWTSYSGYSEYQSLVATAVVSSSDSSGGSDSSSSSSSSSSRSAETTTEKHNAGDRLYQSSFPFSLASFLSYFLL; translated from the coding sequence ATGCAGCTGTTCCCTCTTCTATCGTTAGCGTTATCTTTGGCCTATTCTCAGGCTGTTTTGGGTTCTTCCTCAGACTCTTACGTCAGGTTTCCCGTTCAAAAGCTAGCAAATGTCCCAGGAATGGGCTCGCAAGATGTATCTAAcgttttcaaaagagatgACGTCCTGAATTCGACTTTGATTAATGCCGTAGGAATGTACGTCGTCAAGGTGGAAATCGGAACCCCTCCCCAAACCGCGTACCTTCAGTTAGACACTGGCTCTTCTGATATGTATGTAAATGATGCTGATAGTCCATATTGCGTATTGATGTCTTACGGGTCAGGCTACGCTTCGACCGACAATTACGAGCTCACAGCAACTGCCACCGAGCTTCCTTCTTCCACTATATCGTCGGAGAGTTACAGTACTCTTTGTGCCTACTGGGGCACATTCAGTGTCGGAAACTCCTCTACTTTCAAGTACAATGACACTCAGTTCGATGAGACTTACGGCGATGGTACGTATTACAGAGGCACGTATGGAACAGACGTTGTTTCTTTAGGTAATATTACGCTAGAAAGTTTTTCGTTTGGAGTGGCCAACAACACAGAAAACCAAGGTGGTATTCTGGGCATATCACTTCCTGCTGGAGAAAATACACATTCGCTTGGAGGAGCCTATAACACGACCCCctttgaatatgaaaacTTTCCAATGGCACTGAAAAGCCACGGAAAGATTGAGAAGATAGCATATTCCTTGTTTCTGAATGAACCTAAAGCACATTTCGGAAGCATCCTGTTCGGAGCAGTCGACAAAAGCAAATACTCGGGGCAGCTTTACACCCTGCCTATGCTGCAGGCTTACGATACCCTCGATTCAGTGAGTCCAGGAATGTTTGTTACAGCGCAGAGCGTCGCGGTTTTGAATGGCGACTCTGGAAACAAAACTGTGTCGAAGGTCCGATTCCCGGTGTTGTTTGATTCTGGTACCACCTATTCTAGTCTGCCTACTGAAGTTGCACATGCAATCGGTAAAAGTTTTGACGGAAAGTACAGTTCTGGCGATCAAGGCTACACCTTTGATTGTTCAAAAGTAAAGGATACTCTACTGTCTATTGATTTTGGAGGATTCAATATATCGGCAAACATATCCAATTTTGTGACACGGACGAAGGACCACTGTCTTCTGAACATTGAAGCCGCTGACTCAGGATTCGTGTTAGGAGACGCATTTCTTGTTGACGCATATGTTGTCTTTGACTTGGAAAGTCACGAGGTTTCTATTGCGCAGGCTAGTTTTGAcgataaaaaagaagagattgAGGTTATCTCTGACAGAGTTCCGGGTGCCATCCGAGCTCCCGGATACTCTAGTACGTGGGTGTATACACCAGGCAGCCCCATCGGAACAGGAGATTTCTACAACGTCAGTTGGACCTCCTATTCAGGGTATTCAGAGTATCAATCGTTAGTTGCCACTGCGGTTGTTAGTAGTAGTGACAGTAGCGGTGGTAGTGACagtagcagcagcagcagcagcagcagcagccgCTCAGCTGAAACAACTACAGAAAAGCATAACGCCGGCGATAGGCTCTACCAAtcatcttttcctttttctttggcttCTTTCTTATCTTATTTCCTCTTGTAA